Genomic segment of Octadecabacter arcticus 238:
AATGGCCTACGAAACTATCATTGTTGAAATCGCCGAAGGCGTCGCACTGATTACGCTAAACCGCCCCGATGCCCTCAACGCCTTGAATTCGCAGCTTTTGCGTGAACTCGCTACGGCCGTTGAAAAGGCCGATGCGTCTGACAAAGTGCGCTGTATCGTGCTGACCGGATCAGACAAAGCCTTTGCTGCCGGTGCCGATATTAAAGAAATGGCGGACAAAACCTTCGTCGAAATGTATCGCGAGAACTTTTTTGGTGCCGAAACCGACCGCTTTATCAAGACCCGAAAGCCGATCATCGCCGCTGTGTCCGGCTATGTTCTTGGGGGTGGGTGCGAACTGGCGATGATGTGCGATTTTATCATTGCGTCCGATACCGCGAAATTCGGCCAGCCGGAAATCAACCTTGGCGTCATGGCTGGTCTTGGTGGCACGCAGCGGTTGACGCGGTTTGTCGGCAAGTCCAAATCGATGGAAATGCACCTGACTGGACGTTTCATGAATGCCGAAGAGGCGGAACGATCCGGCTTAGTTAGTCGCGTCGTGCCGGTCAAAAAGCTCAAAGAAGAAGTGATGAGCGCGGCCAACAAGATCGCCGAAAAATCACTTCTCGCGACGATGGCCGTCAAAGACGCCGTAAATTGCGCCTATGAAACGACAATGGCCGAAGGTATCAACTACGAACGCCGCCTGTTTCAATCGCTTTTTGCGACAGAAGATCAAACCGAAGGCATGGCGTCCTACATTGAAAAACGCGAACCGCAATTTCGCGACAAGTAAGTCAGTTCATATAATGCAGCGTATCAAACGTCCCGCGCCAGTCCCGCACGCGCGGGGCCATCGCAGACGGGTTATTGCTGCTTAGGGCCTCGGCAATCAAATCTGCCATCCGATCAACATGCTGCACATCTACTCCCCAACGCACCAATTCCGGTGTGCCAATCCGCAGCCCATTCATATCGCCAGCGACACCCTCAATCGGCAGCCCGATCCCACAGGCCAAAAATCCGGCCTTGCGCAACTGCTTTGACGCGGCCTGACCACCACCATAGGCCGCAGCGCGAATTGCAAACTGGTGGCTCGATG
This window contains:
- a CDS encoding enoyl-CoA hydratase codes for the protein MAYETIIVEIAEGVALITLNRPDALNALNSQLLRELATAVEKADASDKVRCIVLTGSDKAFAAGADIKEMADKTFVEMYRENFFGAETDRFIKTRKPIIAAVSGYVLGGGCELAMMCDFIIASDTAKFGQPEINLGVMAGLGGTQRLTRFVGKSKSMEMHLTGRFMNAEEAERSGLVSRVVPVKKLKEEVMSAANKIAEKSLLATMAVKDAVNCAYETTMAEGINYERRLFQSLFATEDQTEGMASYIEKREPQFRDK